The Colias croceus chromosome 11, ilColCroc2.1 genome has a segment encoding these proteins:
- the LOC123695814 gene encoding thrombospondin type-1 domain-containing protein 7A-like — MAGRLWVVFVAIATVAADEASDPQGLLEAASEAASPEEFTVYVGRWTECSVTDVENIKTIERYNIRIETDSLVHTPRLGLQRRQVQCRRKDGQFVENMYCGAAVSNIGATRVCVMRENCSLGEWLPWRPRPDGSLVRTRRLRRLPQGGGKECDVVEEVRPAAMEASAHWTPGPWGSCRVAVEQSATPAPPNDEEDDADDDDAIYDEDDESDEGDKDSNASCGGGVQRREATCVRADGRALHPAQCAHAPMPTLVQPCEVPCPRDCEVGEWSDWGACQPTDGCPLFPVQQLTTTGYSVRRRRIIAAASGGGAPCPPLEEKRTCSTPRCASWKALPWGPCVLNQQHSTCGPGRRSRELRCMGHDGKEAQRAWCSGSGAPARTERCRIACPGDCVVTSWGPWSACSAACLAPGHARPTRTRKRFIVAHASPNGWPCPAQELLIQNETCNTHACGTYSWLATPWGPCERRNQDYIPANNYTDLLDTDVFNQSDDEEPCIEEGEMTRDVMCVQNNADVVREALCAPLKRPASRRACTIRCKRGCRVEAWMPWSTCPNTCDPGKQVRIRRVHGGPNCGPLQESRDCPVPRSCGARSPGWVTGEWSTCRLPPAQRCGIGYRVRSIWCGSESHRVEAGSCAGESVPASVAPCRVSCDAAAPLDCSTVCTDPLKYLDASDPDIPACVCKNVSLELLPADSDCILPFGMECGEGRSLRAARCMVAGRDVPMDVCKKFHPLTGPRRVREASTDGFTYDTEFGSLLRGTCSVRCARDCTAGPWASWGPCASEPGSKAAFRFRTREVIEEGSAGGRECGATLQRATCTELEPRWRVGSWDVCAPDRTLCGPSYIKRDVACVDGQGTKLDDSVCEASGAGVTPDRVSTCHMPCPADCVLSPWSEWSPCEMTKWGGRRDRTRVVLRPAEAGGMRCSPLVAAEPCEPLAYAWHTAPWDDCQPLGGSPCGEGTKRRAVRCLRSDGVFVNDTFCPNATASEARESWCYVPCGVDCEVGEWAAWDTSACSCGDASTARHMRRTRQHLSSAVWPGRACPPTEQRAPCPREPCLRLVARPMLGCHVQTSSGEEAEGACGWGVRVSHARCELASVSDEPLGDAFLEPWRCSTALPGRIVAPPLQHQEDELCEVECGCNESELGQPGPWGSWGPCRGGARSRTRQLLVPPRRACRTSSRYVTIEWANCSGDADEIPDLLAVEPREDKPRRAAHEREVYHDGYIEGSTSLLAVVWTATIILSLYGAIMLYRGLLRCLRSRRMKTITKV; from the exons GTATTGCGGCGCTGCAGTATCAAACATAGGTGCTACGCGTGTGTGCGTGATGCGTGAAAACTGTTCGTTAGGCGAATGGTTGCCATGGCGACCGCGGCCGGACGGCTCGCTCGTACGCACCAGGAGGCTGCGCCGGCTGCCGCaag GCGGTGGAAAGGAATGCGACGTTGTGGAAGAAGTGAGGCCCGCTGCGATGGAAGCGAGTGCCCACTGGACGCCGGGCCCGTGGGGCTCCTGTCGGGTCGCTGTAGAACAATCCGCCACGCCCGCTCCAC CCAATGACGAAGAAGACGACGCAGACGACGACGATGCGATCTACGACGAGGACGATGAGTCGGACGAAGGTGACAAGGACAGTAACGCGAGCTGCGGCGGCGGTGTGCAGCGGCGCGAGGCCACATGTGTGCGTGCGGACGGGAGAGCGCTGCACCCAGCACAGTGTGCACATGCGCCCATGCCAACCCTGGTGCAGCCGTGCGAG GTTCCTTGTCCCCGTGACTGTGAGGTGGGCGAATGGAGCGATTGGGGAGCGTGTCAACCAACCGATGGCTGTCCACTGTTTCCCGTACAACAACTCACTACTACTg GATATAGCGTACGTCGTCGTCGCATCATCGCAGCGGCATCCGGCGGTGGGGCCCCGTGTCCTCCGCTAGAAGAGAAGCGAACGTGTAGCACACCACGATGCGCATCGTGGAAAGCGCTCCCGTGGGGCCCCTGCGTGCTCAACCAACAACATAGCACTTGTGGACCAGGACGGCGTAGTCGGGAGTTGAGATGCATGGGACATGATGGA AAAGAAGCACAGCGTGCTTGGTGTAGCGGCAGCGGGGCTCCCGCACGTACTGAGCGGTGCCGCATTGCATGTCCCGGCGACTGTGTGGTCACCTCGTGGGGCCCCTGGTCGGCGTGCTCTGCGGCCTGCCTCGCGCCCGGACATGCGAGACCTACGCGTACTAGGAAGAGGTTCATTGTGGCACATGCGTCGCCAA ATGGCTGGCCATGTCCCGCCCAAGAGCTGCTAATACAAAACGAAACCTGCAACACTCACGCGTGCGGCACTTACTCGTGGCTCGCTACACCTTGGGGCCCCTGCGAGCGACGCAATCAAGATTACATCCCTGCTAATAATTACACTGATTTACTG GATACTGATGTTTTCAACCAAAGCGATGATGAGGAACCTTGTATCGAAGAAGGCGAAATGACGAGGGATGTGATGTGCGTGCAGAATAACGCTGATGTTGTAAGAGAAGCTCT TTGTGCGCCCCTGAAACGGCCTGCTTCACGTCGGGCGTGCACAATTCGTTGCAAACGAGGGTGCCGCGTCGAAGCCTGGATGCCTTGGTCTACGTGCCCTAACACTTGtg ATCCCGGCAAGCAAGTGCGAATCCGCCGTGTGCACGGGGGCCCCAACTGCGGGCCGCTGCAGGAGTCGCGTGATTGCCCCGTGCCCCGTTCCTGTGGTGCGCGCAGCCCTGGCTGGGTCACTGGCGAGTGGAGCACGTGTAGACTGCCACCCGCACAACGCTGCGGCATCGGGTATCGAGTTAGAA GCATCTGGTGCGGCTCGGAGTCGCACCGCGTGGAAGCTGGCTCGTGCGCGGGCGAGAGCGTGCCGGCCAGCGTCGCGCCGTGCCGAGTCAGCTGTGACGCAGCTGCACCGCTCGACTGCTCTACCGTGTGCACAGACCCACTCAA GTATTTAGATGCATCGGACCCCGACATTCCGGCCTGCGTGTGCAAAAACGTTAGCTTGGAACTGTTACCCGCTGACTCCGATTGTATACTTCCTTTTgg AATGGAATGTGGAGAAGGAAGGTCACTCCGAGCTGCCCGCTGTATGGTCGCCGGTAGAGATGTGCCAATGGATGTTTGCAAGAAGTTCCATCCGCTTACAG GGCCTCGCCGTGTCCGGGAAGCGTCCACTGACGGGTTCACATACGACACCGAGTTCGGCTCGCTCCTCCGCGGCACGTGCAGTGTGCGGTGCGCGCGCGACTGTACCGCGGGGCCCTGGGCCTCGTGGGGCCCCTGCGCGTCAGAGCCGGGATCCAAAGCGGCCTTCCGTTTCCGTACTAG AGAAGTGATAGAGGAAGGTTCAGCTGGTGGACGCGAGTGTGGTGCTACACTGCAGCGTGCTACCTGCACCGAGCTAGAGCCGCGCTGGCGCGTGGGCAGCTGGGACGTGTGCGCGCCCGACCGCACGCTCTGCGGGCCCTCGTACATCAAGCGGGACGTGGC ATGCGTGGACGGGCAAGGCACTAAACTCGACGACTCTGTGTGCGAAGCGTCTGGTGCCGGGGTGACACCGGACCGCGTGTCGACGTGCCACATGCCGTGCCCTGCGGACTGCGTGCTTAGCCCGTGGTCTGAGTGGAGCCCTTGTGAAATG ACGAAATGGGGCGGGCGTCGCGACCGCACACGCGTAGTCCTGCGCCCCGCGGAAGCTGGCGGCATGCGTTGCTCACCGCTCGTAGCCGCGGAGCCGTGCGAGCCGCTCGCGTACGCGTGGCACACCGCGCCGTGGGACGACTGCCAGCCGctag gtGGATCTCCATGTGGAGAAGGGACCAAGAGAAGAGCCGTGCGTTGCTTGCGCAGTGATGGAGTTTTTGTGAATGATACCTTCTGCCCA aACGCGACCGCAAGCGAAGCGCGCGAGTCTTGGTGCTACGTGCCGTGTGGCGTGGACTGCGAGGTGGGCGAGTGGGCCGCGTGGGATACAAGTGCTTGCTCCTGTGGGGATGCTTCCACCGCGAGGCACATGCGTCGCACAAG ACAACACCTAAGCTCAGCGGTGTGGCCGGGACGCGCGTGCCCGCCCACTGAGCAGCGCGCGCCGTGCCCACGGGAGCCGTGCTTACGACTTGTCGCTAGACCTATGCTGGGTTGCCATGTGCAG ACGTCATCTGGCGAAGAAGCGGAAGGAGCCTGTGGTTGGGGCGTGCGAGTATCTCACGCGCGCTGCGAGCTCGCCAGCGTGTCGGACGAGCCGCTCGGCGACGCGTTCCTGGAGCCGTGGCGCTGCTCCACCGCGCTGCCGGGACGCATTGTGGCGCCGCCGCTGCAGCACCAG GAGGACGAACTATGCGAAGTGGAATGTGGGTGCAACGAGTCAGAGCTGGGCCAGCCGGGCCCGTGGGGCTCGTGGGGCCCGTGCCGTGGCGGGGCTCGCTCGCGCACACGACAACTGTTAGTACCACCGCGACGCGCTTGCCGGACTTCTTCCAG ATACGTGACGATCGAGTGGGCCAACTGCAGCGGCGACGCGGACGAGATCCCCGACCTGCTCGCGGTGGAGCCGCGCGAGGACAAgccgcgccgcgccgcgcACGAGCGGGAAGTGTACCATGATGGATATATTG AGGGAAGCACATCGCTTCTGGCTGTGGTGTGGACTGCCACTATTATACTCAGCTTGTACGGGGCGATCATGCTTTACCGCGGACTTCTTAG GTGTCTACGAAGCCGTCGGATGAAGACCATCACCAAAGTGTAA